ttgggagtccgcctaccgatgcaggggacacgggttcgttccccagtctgggaagatcccacatgctgcgagcggctgggcccatgaggcacggccgctgggcctgcgcatccggagcctgcgctccacaacgtggggagaggccacaacagtgagaggcccgagtaccgcgaaaaaaaaaaaaaaagaaacatacactgaaatatttagaTCATCATGTCTGCAACTTATTCTTATaccattagaaaaaaatatgtatattactatatatatacacattccatatatttttttttcatgaaagagAGGGAAATGTTATTCTTTGGaatattcttgcaacttttctgtaggtcTGACATtatagcaaaatttttttttaaaaaacgctattgtttattctgaaaaataatacataaacttATTGAAAGCTGGAACTAGTTCTAATTTATTCCCTTCCTCCATTCCTTTATGTCAGTCCTATAATAACTTTCAAaagttgacatttattgagcatttgtgccaggcactattctaagggATTTACGTGTATTATTTTAGTCCTCTCAACACTATGAAGTGGGTGTTTTTTATCATTCctgtttcacagaagaggaaacttagGCTTAAAGGCTTAGATCACCAGGCTAGTAAGagccagagccaggatttaaacccaaaAGGCCTGACGCCAGAGCCTGTGTTATTAACCATCTTCAAAACATTTCCTCAGCCTAGGACCTCATAACTTCTCACCTAAGACTACTAGGAAAACCTTCAGTCTTGACTCCTTGGTTACTATATTACATGCCTATGCACTACTGTCCGCATCACTTTAAACTCCACCAACACCAGACTGCTTGTAGCTCTGCACACACACCAGTTTGCTTCctttctctgtgcctttgctcacgttgttccttctgcctggaatgccgtTCTCCGCACCCCTCACTCTTTCATCAGGCTCACTCCTTCTAATCCTAAAGATTCAGCCCAGGCCTATGTCCTCCAGCAAGTGCTTCCTGACTACCTCAGGCTAGTTTAGGatacccctccctcctcagtGTTTCTATCCCATCCTGTGCCTAGTTCTGTCACTGCACTGACACAGTTTCATAACTATGTCAATGTCTGTCAGCATCTCCCCTTCcctaatttcttccttcctagcCCAACCCTAATTTTGTTTAGGTATCTCTCTTCCTCAGTGCTTCAGAGGAAGCTGACCCTATCCCTAGCTCAAGGGGCGGATCCTAATTAGATTAGGTCAATTTCCCGAAAAACTGTCACTGGTTTGGGATGGACATAAGACCAATGTTGGCCCAATCATATAAAGGAAGGACTTTTATTCTATGGCTGGGTGAATGGTTTTCTCTTGCCCTCTCCTGCTGAGTGTTAGTAAGGAGAACAGGTAGCCCTGATCTCTTCTGGCAGTCTTTCATCCAGGATGGGAATAAGCCCATGATGAAACAGCATTACAAGTGGAAGAGCTAAGAGACAGAAAGGATCTGGGTACTTGATGactgaatgaattttttaatcAACTAACCCTAGAAGCCTGCTTTATTGCTCTATTTCCTGTTACGggagataatttttttattgtttaagtgACTTTTAGTCAAGTTTCTACTGCTTACAGCTAAAAGCATCTTGAGATAAGTTGCAGGTACTGAATTAATAGACAGATCCCAATACTAAGTGAAACACAAAGTGAtccttttagcactttgaaaGGACAGGTTATGCTTTGCTAAAATGGTCCTAGAAAGAGCAAAAATTCAACTGCTTAATTAGAAAAGACATAAGTAAcgcaaagaaaacaatacaaattgAACAAAGGCATGGAGGTAGAAATGTATGTAATGATTTCAGAGGCCAGTGAATGAAGGAGTCTGGCTAGAGGAGACTGTTtataaagggaaataaaactagaaaagtaGGTAAATTCATAATGTGGAAAACCTTCAATAATTCTcctctagttattttttaaaaggtgcatAATTTGGTCTCAACTTTCTCAgtgatgttttctttcttagGCCATTAGTCATGGGTACATGgctaattttttaacttttatatatatctcaaatatttcattttttaaaaaggtatataatTTCAATAAAAGGCATTATTTTGACTAAAAATTTAATTATTGTTTCCATTTATAATTGTCCAAAAATATCttgataaaaattaacttttgccCTCTAAAATTAAACCATTTTactagcaaaaaataaataacttttgatTCAAAATAAAGTACCACATGAATGTGAATTCCATGAAATTCTAATACCTCAGAAATGTAAAGATCAGCTTGCTTTAGTAACTCTCCGATAATTAGAACATTTGAAGTAGTACCATCTCCTGTCATGTCATCCTGGGCTGTTGCTACTTTAGCTATCAAGGAAGCTGTTGGGTGTTGAATTTGCCAAAAAAAGCAAGCAAcagattaaaaaagagagagaatgacatAAAGAAATAGTCCACCAAAAACAAGATAACCTAAGGGTCAACAGtcaaattaagaaatgaaataagCTTCATTCTATAAGTTCACAAGTTTTATATTATCATACATAATAAATGTCAAAACGAAAAGTTAAAAACTGAGAACTAATGAGGTGtgaacattttataaaagagTCTCTGCTTCGAATGCAATGACATTTCCAAAATAAGATTAAATCCTTCAATCTTGAAGATGCATGTACGTACTAAACttgcaaaggattttttttccgtGATTACAAAGAACATAACGCATTGCCTTTAAATGATGTAACTAATTTGGAAGTATCCCTAAGCTATTATTTGCACTACACAAAGATCTGAAAACAgccaatagacttttttttttaatccaacaaGCATATCTCATGACTGCAGTATTTAGCTGACGGCCTTGCTTTAAGGATATACAAATTGTACTGTGTTCTCAGCTAAGGCTAATTAAGGTTTATTAAGTCAGGAACATCAACTCACCCTCTCACGGAGCAGTACAATGCCATCTTTGGTGGGTCTGATGTCTTCTGCACCAGAAACAAGCCTGTTCAGAAAACAGTGGTTATAAACTTCATAGAGCAAGAGCCAAACAAGACACTCCCAGTGTTAGCCACTCCACTATCCTTAATATAAGTAACTGGGTGTGGAAAACTTCCATTACACCATGGGGGATACCACAGTAACTACCACAGAATCACTTCTCCCCAGATGGACTGCTATGGTGATTTCATTCCAAACAGCACATTTACAAGTTTAAGGACAAGAGCAGTCCATGAGTTATGAACAGTGGCTTGGTACCTGGAAGAGTACTTGGAAGTCTACAAACCACAGATTGGTGAACTTTCtgcaggtttctttttttgtgacaggttaccattcattcactcagcgaATGTTTTCCCTCCCCCCTCACGTTTAGTAGATCAAGTTCTGTCAATTCTACAGCCTAAATGTCTCCTGAATCTACCCGctcctctccatctccactgtCACCATCCTCTCTAGTCTGGACTACTTAGCATCTTGATATCTCTGAATTTGAATTTACCCTCCACACTGCATTGATCTTCCTAAAAGGCAATGTGCTTCAGTCAGTTCCCTCACCAAAAATCCTTCCATGATTTTCATGTTCTCCATCACCTTCAAGATAATATACAAACTATATAGCAATGACATAGTTGACCTTTCCCAATCTACCTCTTCTACAAAATGAGATCTTGTGGGCAAACCTTGGGGTTCCCTTACTACAgcatgtttgcttttgtttctgttgGATTTACACCATTGAGCTTCTCCTGTTCCTGAAGTTACCCTATCTAGAAGGCCTTTACTCCCTTCTCCACCTGGAGAACTCTAATTCGTTTTTCAAGACTGATGAAAACTCCCGTTATTGAGAagctttcccttctcccttctgcCATCAGTTATTAGTCCCTTTCCTCAGTATAATGGTATATATATAATTAGCACATTCATCTCTACCAGAACTCCTTAAGAACAGAAACTGTATCTTGGTCATCTCTGTGTTCCCAGCATCCCAGTTCGTACATACTCAGCGCCCTCTTTTACTGTTAATATTAATTACTTTGCTCATTCCTCTGAGACCGTACCTCTCTCCTCTTAACACCTCTTTGCCCTCACtagtctctttccctctcttctaaAGAAAATAATGGTCCTAAGTAAATATATGCTGAAAGAGCGTTCAACTTGCCTAGGGACGCATAGCTAGAGCGGACcttggatttgaacccaagcctgCCAGGTTCCAAAGCCCGTGCCGTCTCTACAACCCACTGCCAAgcaaatcccaaactcttaaACAGCAGGGGAGCTAGACGGCTTATGTTTCATATATGACACTAAATGAACTGACTTTCTACTTGCATATGAACCTTAACAAGAagtggggggggcagggagggggtcaCAGTGGGCCCTTTCTTCGGGTAgcatttctcctcctctcccaccaGGCTAGAAATGAGCTCAGGGCAGGAATGAGAGCGAGGGAAAGCAGGCCCACAAGTGCGTCCACATCGCTCCCAACTCTTTGTGGAACGTCTGCCTCACAGCGCGCCCCGACACCCAACAAACCCCGACGCCCTAACCGCCGTCTCACATTTTCATGGCTCCCTTAGAACACAAGTTGGTCCGCGCAGCACATCCTGCAGCCCTCGGGCGGCGCATACATTGACTGCCAAGGCCGCCTGGGCCCGCGCCACCTCAGCCTTGGAGTTTATGGCTTTTTTCGCAGCCATGGCCAGACGGTAGGAAGAGGAATCCCGCCTCGTAAAGCAGCCTCAGCTGCTATTCTGAGGGAAATCCTGGCGCCACGGCTCACGCTCCTGAGCCTCAGCCAATCCGCGCCCGGACAGGAAGTAACGTCATCAGGCGTCTGCGGGACGGAAGCCAGAATCGCCTCGGGTCGGGTCGCAAAGATGGCGTCCTCCGCCTCCGCTCGGCCTGAGGCGGGGAAGCGAGTGGTTAATCAGGACGAACTGCGGCGGTTGATGAAGGAGAAGCAGCGTCTGAGCACCAACCGTAAACGGATAGAATCTCCATTCGCGAAGTACAACCGCTTGGGGCAGCTGAGTTGTGCCCTGTGTAACACCCCGGTTAAGAGCGAGCTCCTGTGGCAGACTCACGTCCTGGGAAAGCAGCACCGGGAGAAAGTGGCGGAGCTGAAGGGCGCGAAGGAAGCCGCCCAGGGACCGTCCGCCAGCGCAGTGCCTCAATCCGCCAGCGCAGTGCCTCAGTCCGCCAAGAGGAAGGCGCCGGACGCGGACAGCCAAGATGCCAAGAGAGCGAAGGCCTCCGTGGTGTCTCAAGTACAGCCCTCCACTTCCGCTTTGCCCACCAACTTTGACAAAGCCGGAAAGGAGCCCACTAGGGCGACCCTCAGTAAGGCTTCGGGGCTCGGTTTACTCCCTGATTAtgaagatgaggaagaggaggaggagaaagaggagggaggagaaggagaagggaaaagagggGATGTCTGTAAGCATCCGGCCAACGCACAGGGCAAGGAACACTCTCTTTCCTCCGCGCGGGAGGCAACCGGTAGTAGGCTGCCGAGCGATTTCTCGGACACAAATCCTCCCAAGGCCCCTTTAATTCCTCATTCAGGGTCAATTGAGaaagcagaaatacatgaaaaagtggtggaaaggagagaaaacaccGCGGAAGCATTACCGGAAGGGTTTTTTGACGACCCTGAGATAGATGCGAGGG
Above is a genomic segment from Mesoplodon densirostris isolate mMesDen1 chromosome 18, mMesDen1 primary haplotype, whole genome shotgun sequence containing:
- the ZNF830 gene encoding zinc finger protein 830, with protein sequence MASSASARPEAGKRVVNQDELRRLMKEKQRLSTNRKRIESPFAKYNRLGQLSCALCNTPVKSELLWQTHVLGKQHREKVAELKGAKEAAQGPSASAVPQSASAVPQSAKRKAPDADSQDAKRAKASVVSQVQPSTSALPTNFDKAGKEPTRATLSKASGLGLLPDYEDEEEEEEKEEGGEGEGKRGDVCKHPANAQGKEHSLSSAREATGSRLPSDFSDTNPPKAPLIPHSGSIEKAEIHEKVVERRENTAEALPEGFFDDPEIDARVRKVDAPKDQMDKEWDEFQKAMRQVNTISEAIVAEEDEEGRLDRQIGEIDEQIECYRRVEKLRNRQDEIKNKLKEVLTIKELQKKEEENVDSDDEVELQDLLSQDWRVKGTLL